In the genome of Desulfuromonas sp. DDH964, one region contains:
- a CDS encoding peptide-binding protein — protein MKFKIQNSKFIIFLLVTLLLAGCDRREPVIPAEGKAAEPAYGDTIIEGSIGDASNLLPVLASDASSSEIAGMIYNGLVRYDKDLRLEGELAESWEVSADNLVITFHLRPGVKWHDGAPFSAEDVLFTYQTYIDPAVPTAYAENYKQVDKVEVLDPLTLRVSYKKPLAKALISWAVGIMPKHLLAGQDVTKSPLSRAPVGTGPYKFVEWLPGEKIVLEANPDYFEGRPRLNRVVYRIIPDESTMFLELKAGGLDMMGLTPLQYARQTDAAEFSRRFNKYRYLSFAYTYLGYNLNRPLFKDRRVRHALAFAINKQEIIDGVLLGLGQEATGPYKPGTWPYNAAVRRYPYEPARAKELLAEAGWQDSDGDGILDKDGQPFAFTIVTNQGNDQRTKSGEIIQRRFREIGVDVKLRVIEWASFLKEFINPGNFDATILGWTIPIDPDGYNVWHSSKTGPGELNFVGFKNAEVDELLEKGRRTLDQAQRKVYYDRFQEILAEEQPYTFLYVPDALPVVAARIHGIEPAPAGISYNFIKWYVPASEQKYGR, from the coding sequence TTGAAATTCAAAATTCAAAATTCAAAATTCATCATTTTTCTATTGGTAACGCTCCTTCTCGCTGGCTGCGACCGGCGCGAGCCGGTCATCCCTGCCGAAGGGAAGGCGGCGGAGCCGGCCTATGGCGACACCATCATCGAGGGGTCCATCGGTGATGCCAGCAACCTGCTGCCGGTTCTCGCTTCCGACGCCTCCTCCTCCGAGATCGCCGGCATGATCTACAACGGGCTGGTCCGTTACGACAAGGACCTGCGGCTGGAAGGGGAACTCGCCGAATCCTGGGAGGTTTCCGCCGACAACCTGGTCATCACCTTCCATCTCCGCCCCGGGGTCAAGTGGCACGACGGCGCCCCCTTCAGCGCCGAAGATGTCCTTTTTACCTACCAGACCTATATCGACCCCGCGGTGCCGACCGCCTATGCCGAAAATTACAAGCAGGTCGACAAGGTCGAAGTCCTCGACCCGCTGACCCTGCGCGTCAGCTACAAGAAGCCGCTCGCCAAGGCGCTGATCAGCTGGGCGGTGGGGATCATGCCGAAGCACCTGCTCGCCGGCCAGGACGTCACCAAAAGCCCCCTCTCCCGGGCTCCCGTCGGTACCGGCCCCTACAAGTTCGTCGAATGGCTTCCCGGCGAGAAGATCGTGCTGGAGGCCAACCCCGACTATTTTGAAGGCCGGCCGCGGCTGAACCGAGTGGTTTACCGGATCATCCCGGACGAATCGACGATGTTTCTCGAGCTCAAGGCCGGCGGCCTCGACATGATGGGGCTCACCCCGCTGCAGTACGCCCGCCAGACCGACGCGGCCGAATTCAGCCGCCGCTTCAACAAGTATCGCTACCTCTCCTTCGCCTATACCTACCTCGGCTACAACCTGAACCGGCCGCTGTTCAAGGACCGGCGGGTGCGCCACGCGCTGGCTTTTGCCATCAACAAGCAGGAGATCATCGACGGTGTTCTCCTCGGCCTCGGTCAGGAAGCGACCGGGCCCTACAAGCCCGGCACCTGGCCCTACAACGCCGCGGTCAGGCGCTACCCCTACGAACCGGCCCGGGCGAAGGAGCTGCTCGCTGAAGCCGGTTGGCAGGACAGTGACGGTGACGGCATCCTTGACAAGGATGGCCAGCCCTTTGCCTTCACCATCGTCACCAACCAGGGGAACGACCAGCGCACCAAGAGCGGCGAGATCATCCAGCGGCGCTTCCGCGAGATTGGTGTCGATGTCAAGCTGCGGGTCATCGAGTGGGCCTCTTTTCTCAAGGAGTTCATCAACCCCGGCAACTTCGATGCCACCATCCTCGGCTGGACCATCCCCATCGATCCCGACGGCTACAACGTCTGGCACTCAAGCAAGACCGGGCCCGGCGAACTCAACTTTGTCGGCTTCAAGAATGCCGAGGTCGACGAGCTGCTTGAAAAAGGAAGGCGTACCCTCGACCAGGCGCAGCGCAAGGTCTACTACGACCGCTTCCAGGAGATCCTGGCCGAGGAGCAGCCCTACACCTTCCTCTACGTCCCCGACGCCCTCCCTGTCGTTGCCGCCCGGATTCACGGCATCGAACCGGCCCCGGCCGGGATTTCGTACAACTTCATCAAGTGGTACGTTCCCGCGAGCGAGCAGAAGTACGGGCGTTAG